From Parasteatoda tepidariorum isolate YZ-2023 chromosome 1, CAS_Ptep_4.0, whole genome shotgun sequence, one genomic window encodes:
- the LOC122271484 gene encoding uncharacterized protein has protein sequence MQLLGLVLISSLAFFWTADARCSRNSQCKDDERCINTIFEGECIKKGTIGRAEEATTSTSTGSRGPRGKNAQHYRDYRTRKRAEQEKQSLNRTSDPSTTADSSTINVAGCEV, from the exons ATGCAGCTCCTCGGCCTCGTTCTCATATCGAGTTTGGCATTCTTTTGg ACTGCTGACGCTAGGTGTTCTAGGAACAGTCAATGCAAAGATGACGAACGCTGTATCAATACTATATTTGAAGGAGAGTGTATAAAAAAGGGGACAATAG ggcgagccGAAGAGGCAActacaagcacttccactggttcaagaggtccacgagggaaaaatgcacaacattaccgtgattacagaacACGGAAGAGAGCGGAACAGGAAAAacagtcgttgaatagaactagtgatccttctacgactgctgattcatctacaattaacgtcgcaggttgcgaagtttaa